A window of Halobaculum roseum genomic DNA:
AGGGCTGGACGAATCAGACCTTCTCGACCGGCACTTCTGGGACGTGTTCGCAGATGCCCGAGGCACACAGTTCGAGGACGAATACCGGCGGGCGAAGGAGACACACGAGCCGGTCTCGTTCACGAAGTACTACACCGGTCTCGAGGAGTGGTTCGATGTCAACGTATACCCCAATCGTGATGGCGGAGTCTCGATTTACTTCCGCCAGGTTACTGAGTACAAGGAGCGCGAGAGACGGCTAGAGCAGTACGAGAAAATTGTTGAAACCATTGACGATGTCGCGTTCGTCGTCAATGATGAGTGGATTGTCGAGTTCGTAAACGAGTCGGTTATAGAGTACATCGATGCCCCGCTCGATACCCTCGAAGGGCAGGCGGTGATGCGCCTCGCTGAGGAGTACATTGTCGAAGCGGATGATCCTAGCCGATTCGAACAGGCACTCGAACGCACGTTCGAACGCGAGGGGCCCGCTGGCTCCCCCGAACGGTTGGAATTGACGCTCAATTTTGATGGCGAACAGGTGACGTTCGAATATCAATTCTCGCCACTCGTTGCAGATGGAGAAACGGGCGCCGCGGTCATTATGATGCGGGATATTACCGATCGCAAACGGCAGGAGGAGCGGTTTCAGGCGTTTATCGAACACTCGACGGACATCATCTCCGTTCTCGATCCGGACGGAACCTACCAGTACCAAAGTCCATCGGGCGAGCGCATCACCGGATACGAGGCCGAGGAGTTGCTTGGTGAGATCGCGTTCGAATACGTCCATCCAGATGACCGCAACGATGTGATGAAATCGTTCAGTGAATCGATCGCCGATCCTGAGATTTCACGGACTGTCGAATACCGATTCAAGCACCAGGATGGGTCGTGGCGCTGGTTCGAATCCGCCGGCAACAATCAGTTGGCCAACCCTGCCATCGAGGGGTTCGTCGTCAACAGCCGCGACATCACCGAGCGAAAGCAGCAAATGCAAGAAATCGAGGCGCTCAAAGAACGTCTCGAATTTGCAGTCGAAGGAGCGAACCTCGGCGTGTGGGATTGGGACATGACGACCGACGAAGTAGAGTTCAACGAACAGTGGGCCGAGATGCTCGGCTACTCCCTCGACGAACTCGACCAACACCTCCGGACGTGGGAGACACGCGTTCATCCAGATGATATCGACGATGTCGAAGCTGCACTTGACGCGCATATCGACCAGCAAACGGATTTCTACGACACCGAACACCGAATGCAAACTGCTGAAGGTGAGTGGAAGTGGATACGGGATCTCGGCAAGATTGTCGAGCGAGATGATGGCGGGGACCCGATCCGTGCTGTCGGGATCCACCTCGATGTTAATGAGGCCAAGCAGTACCAACGGGAACTTGAGCAGAAAACTGAGGAGCTAAAAGAGCTGACAACCCGGCTTGAAGAGCAGTATCAGACGCTATTTGAGGAAGCTCCCGTGATGGCGGTCGTCACCCGAACGGAGAACGGTCGACCAGTTATCGCGGACTGCAACAACCAGTTTGCAGACACGCTCGGATACGAACCGGCGGCAGTCATTGGAACGGAACTCCCGGAGTTCTACACGCCAGACTCTCGGGAAGCGCTGATTGACGGTGAGGGATACGAACGGTCCTTGAAGGGTGAATTCACCAGAGAGCCCTGTGAGTTGGTGACTGCTGAGGGGGAAGTCGTGGAGACAGTGTTGCGGTCAGTCCCGCGAAAAGACGAATCCGGTGATGTCGTCGGTACGATGGCGATGTACATGGACATCACGGAGCGGGAAGAGGTAAAGCGGGCTAACGAGCGTCTGGAGGAGTTCACTAGTATCGTATCCCACGATCTCCGGAATCCGTTGAACGTCGCTTCGGGGCATCTGGAACTAGCGCGTGAGGACTGTGAGAGCCCACATCTAGAGACTATTGAGCGAGCGCACGGCCGGATGGAAACTCTCATCGTGGATCTCCTCACGCTGGCCCGTGAAGGAGAGGACGTTACTGAAAGGGAACCAGTGAATATCGCAGCCGTAGTTGCAGAGTGTTGGGAAAATGTTGAAACGGCCGAGGCCTCGCTTACCCTCGAAAGTGAACGGACGATAGTGGCTGATGAGCCTCGACTCAAACAACTATTTGAGAATCTCATTCGAAACGCGGTCGAACACGGTGGCAGTGCTGTGGCCGTAACAGTCGGCGAACTGACGGACGGCTTCTACATCGAGGATACTGGACCAGGAATTTCAGAAGATGACGTTGAGACCGTGTTTGAGGTGGGGTATTCAACAAATGTTGAGGGTTCCGGGTTCGGACTGAGTATTGTGCAACAGGTCGTTAAGGCTCATAATTGGAGCATTGGCGTTACTAGAAGCTCGGACGGGGGTACGCGCTTTGAGATTACGGGCGTTGAGTTCACTGCCGAATGATTGCCCTGTTATCGGAGACGACCTTAGGCTCAGAGAGATGAGGTCTATCGGGTTGTGCCACTATCGACGGCGTCGAGATCGGGCTCGTCGAACTCGAGGGGTTCCGCGACAGCTTCGGGAAGCTCCGGACGGGGCGCCGATTCGTGGCGCTCGATTTTCTCGGTCTTCCGCGTGTTTTCGTAGAAGGCCCGTGCAACCGGAAGGCCACGGAGATACTTGTAGTCGTGGAGGACCTCGACGCCTCGCTCTGTGAATCCGTAGAACTGGGAGGGGAGATCACGTGTTCCCTCGCTTGGTTCGTATGTGTAGCGTGTAAGGAGCCCTGCATCGATCAACGTCTCCAGCTGATCTTTGATGGCCGCCTGGCTCTTCCCGGTCATATACTCGAGTTCGGCGAGCGACATCAGATGGGTGGGGTGGCCCAGCAGCTCCTGGATGATGAGATGGCGCGTATCCTGGGACAGCAGCTTGAACAGCCGCTGCTGTTCCGCGAACGGCCCTGCATCGGCCGCGCCAGTGTCGGTTTCGCTCATACGTGATGGTACGATGTATGGCGCTATAACAGTTAGGTTCATCCAAGTTGGTGAAATTAGAAAAAACCAAAGTGGTCCAGAAGCGATAAGGTGGTGTAGTTTGAATCAGCAGCAAATGACCGACCCAAGCCCTCCGCCGGACGCTGGGGAGATTATGACCGTTATTCACGAGGCCGTCGGGGGCATCGAACTTGAACCAGCTGAGAAACGGGAGATCTGGCGATTTACACAGCGCGAATTGCCGTATCTCTGGAGTCAGCGGACGTCGTATTTCATCCTGGGGAGCTATCGCGACCCCTATATCCGCCGGCTTCGCGCCGTCCAAAACGAACTCACGAAGCAGCTCGGTGCCTATCCGTTCATCATGGGTGATCTCCTCGAACTCCCGACTGACCGGCTCAATACGTTTGATATCATGTTTTCGTTGCTCGCGACATACAGCGACTACATTGTCGGCGTCTTCGAGAAGGAGAGTGGTGGGGAAGCTCCTGAATTGGGCGAGATCGATGACCCGCCGTATTTCGACAAGTCGTACGTGTTCCCGCGTGATTACGCGTGGGTGACTGACGAGAACCTTGATTCGAAACAGCACGTCATTCAGGCCGCTCTCGAGATGGCGTTCGCAGACGAGTTGCCGGCGGATGAAGTCCAATCAAAAGTCGAGTCGCTCGTTGATCGCGCCAAAGAGAGCGGACTCGACATCGACGAACAGGAGGTTTGGGATGTGATCGACGACCGGGCAGATGAGGGCGAAGATCCGGCAACGTACAGTTGGGTCCATCTCAACAAGTTCCGTAAATTCGAACTCCACGATCGGTGCTTCAAGTGGACGACAGAGGACGAACTCCGAACTGTCGTTGACGAACTCCCGTCCCCCACACCACGTCCAGAGTGGGAAGAGAGCGGGGAACGGTGAACTATTCGTTCGGCTACACAGTCATCAGAATGAGTCGGCTCGGTAATTTACTCTCGGGTAACCGGAATAGCATCGAATGTGACTTTCGAGAACTATAACGCCGAACCAACCATTTCTCAAACTGTTTCAGTCACACCGACGCAAACAGCGTAGAAATTGGTTCAATCGATCGTCGTTGGATGAAACCAGATTATCTGAACACTGGCACTCTATCCATTCCTAGGAGTTAAACAACAAATGTCTATTATTCTGGGCGGTTAGATAGTTAACTAGCAATGCCCTTCCATTCCGATCCGAGCCGGCACCGGGGCTGTGGGCGGACTCGAATCAGCACCGAGAGGAAGTCTTGCTGTCGCTCGGTGTTCGAATAATGGCCTCTTCACCATCCGTTCTGGACTCATCGACGGTGTTGCTCGTCGGGACAGACGACTGGCTCTCGCAATTCGCTACGACGCTCGAGAGGCGGACTGATGCCAGCGTACAACACGTTCAAACCAAGACAGAGGCCATCGACACCATCCGAACGCGTCGCACGGACTGCCTCATTTGCGGATACACCCTCGATGAGACGGCCGGCCTCCAACTCCTCCGAGAGATACGCGAGGAAACGTCTGCGCTCCCAGTCCTCCTCGGGACTACTGCCGGGAGCGAGGCCATCGCTAGCGAGGCTATCAAAGCCGGCGTCACCGATTACATCGCGCTCACAGAGCCGCCAGCACAGATGACCGACGAACTCATCGAACGTACCGAGCGTGCAATCCGGGCCGCACAGCGGTCGGCCACGCAACGGGACCGGGCCAGACAGTTCGACGCGATCTTCAACGATTCGCGAACCGCGACGTGGGTGCTCGACCCGGATGGTACGCTTGCCCGTGTGAATGAGACAGCACGAAAGATGGTGGATGAAGCCATCGATACGCTCGTCGGCGAACCGTTCTGGACGCTCCCGTGGTGGTCACAGGCCGATACAACGAACACGGATGTCCACCAACTCGTGGAGAAAGCACTAGACGGGACGTTCGGCAACGCGGTCGTCCCACAGCCGCCAGACATCGATGACCCGCGCGTTATCGACCTCTCCGTGCGCCCCGTCGAGAACGAAGGTGGCGATCTCGTCTCGATCGTTGTCGAAGGCGTCGATATCACCGAGCGCGTCAATCTCGAACGGAATCTCAGAGAGTCCGAAGAACTCCACCGCGTTACGCTCAACAACATGACCGACACCGTCCTCATCACGGACGAGGACGGCGAGTACACCTACGTCTGTCCTAACGTCCACTTCATCTTCGGCTACACAGTCTATGAGATCCGTGATCTCGGGACGATCGACGACCTCCTCGGCGACGACCTCTTCGACCGGGAGGAACTCGCGGAAAACGGCGTGCTCAAGAACATCGAGACGACGGCGACCGATAAAGCCGGGCGCAAGCACACGCTCCTCGTCAACGTCCGCGAAGTCTCGATCCAAGACGGGACCCTTCTCTTCAGCTGTCGTGATATCACGAAACGCAAACAACGCGAGGAAGCCCTCGCCACGCTCCACGAGACGGCCCGCGATTTCCTCTACGCCGAGACCCACCAGGAAATCGCCCAGCACGTCGTCGACGACACCCCTGGTGTGCTCGATATCGATGCGAGTGCGGTCTATCTCTTCGACGGTGAGGCGAACAACCTTCGGCCTGCAGCCCACTCAGCGACGATGACCGAGCTGAACGGGCCGCTCCCGACCGTGCACGCCGACGGGGAAACGCTCCCGAGCTACAGTTTCGTCGAAGACGAGGCGCTGTTCTTCGACGACGTCCACGACGCAGATCGGCTCGAAAACCGGGCAACTGACCTCCGAAGTGCGGCCTACATCCCGCTCGGCAACCACGGCGTGTTCGTTGCGGGCTCGGACCAGGTCGGTGCATTCGATGAGGTGACGCGAGAGTTGGCCGATCTGCTCGCGGCTACGGCTGAAGCAGCCCTCGACCGCATCACACGGGAATCACGACTCCGGGAACAGGACCGAACACTCCAGGCGCAAAACGAGCAACTGACTGCCCTGAACCGCATCAACGAGACGATTCGGGAAATCGATCAAGCCCTCGTACAGGCGGAGACGCGCGAGGAAATCGATCACACGGTCTGTGAACTGCTGACCGCCGACGACCGGTTCCGGTTCGCCTGGATCGGGACGATTGACCCGACGACCGACACCTTGGAGCCTCGGGCCTGGGCCGGTACCGAACAGGGGTACTTGGATAGTCAGTCGTTCGCCGTCCAAGCGTCGGATGCAGAACCAGCCGGACAAACCGCAGCCACTGGCGATGTGACGATGGTGACGAACGTCGCTGCCGGGCTCCGTGACGAGGCGTGGCGGAAAGACGCCATCTCTCGGGACTACCTGTCCGTGTTGAGCATCCCGCTGGTGTACAACGACCTTACCCACGGTGTGTTGACGGTGTACGCACCGACCCAGGATGCGTTCGACGAGACGGCGAAGGCCGTCCTGGGAGAACTCGGCGAAACTATCGCGTCCGCTCTCAGTGCGATCGAACGGAAGAATGCGTTGCTCACGACGTCGATGACACGTGTCGAGTTCACCATCGAGGACCCGAAGTTTGTCCTCTCTCGGCTCGCAGCGGAGGCGGAGTGCACCCTCTCGTATCAGGGTGGCGTCCAGCAGTCCATGGAAGGGAGCTACGTGTTCGTGACCGTCGAAGACCGGGCGGTAACTGACGTGGCAGACGCCGCCTCGCAACTGGTCGGTATCGACGACGTGCAGCAGATCAGCGCGGACGGCGAGGGGGGCGTGCTACGGCTTCGACTCACACAGCCGTTCCTCGCCCTGGAGTTGGCTGATCACGGTGCCGTCTTCCGCGAAGCGACTGCTGATCCGACCACGACGACGCTCGTTGTCGATATCCCGGACAGCATCGACGTCCGAACAATCACGCAACTCGTCCGTGAGACGTTCGCTGGCGCTGAACTCCGGGCCAAGCAGACGCTGGATCAGACCGCAGAACACAACCTCTACTCGAAATTCCTCGATTCAGTGACGGAGCGGCAACTGGAGGTGATCCAGACGGCGTACTACAGTGGGTTCTTCGAGTCGCCCCGTGAGAGCACGGGCGAAGACGTAGCGGAGACACTCGGCATCTCCCCACCCGCGTTCTATCAACACGCCCGGACGGTCCAACGGAAACTGTTTGCTGCACTTTTCGAAGAAAACAATCACCCGGTGGCGGCCTCCACGGTGAAAGTTCAATAACAAACACCTTGATTGAAGCGTTGTTTGGTAATCAACAGCAGATTACTCCCTTATACACTTATTACACCTGTATAGGGTGCGCCACTCCACCTGGCGACACTCGTGAACTCACAATGAAAGATGTCGACTCTGGATCAGACGAAGAAACCCCCTACGAGTGCTTCGAGTGTGGCAATATCATCATCGCGGAGGATAGCCCTGGCCAGTGCCCCGACTGTAGCGGCCCGATGCGAAACCGTCGTATGCCACTCGAATGACCATGGCATCGAAACCTGATTGCACCCACGACGATTCAGACGACAAGGCAGCTGATTCGACCGAACCCGAATCGGCGTTCGAAACCGCACGCCGCCAGCTCTACCATGCTGCCAGCTATCTCGATATCGACCAGAACATCGTCGAACGGCTCAAATATCCCAAAAAGGTCCACGAGGTGACGATCCCCATCGAACGGGATGACGGCACGGTCGAAGTGTTCACAGGCTACCGCGCGCAGCACGACAGCGTCAGAGGGCCATACAAGGGCGGGTTGCGATACCACCCCGACGTGACCAGAGACGAGTGTGTCGGCCTCGGCATGTGGATGACCTGGAAGTGTGCCGTCATGGACCTCCCGTTCGGCGGAGCCAAGGGTGGTGTCGCCGTCAACCCGAAGGAGCTGAGTCCGGAAGAGAAGGAGCGGCTCACCCGTCGGTTTACACAAGAGATTCGCGGCGTTATCGGGCCCAACCAAGATATCCCCGCCCCGGATATGGGGACGGATCCGAAGACGATGGCGTGGTTGATGGACGCGTACTCGATGCAGGAAGGCGAAACGACACCGGGCGTCGTCACCGGAAAACCGCCAGTGGTCGGCGGCAGTGAAGGCCGTGAAGAAGCTCCTGGACGGAGCGTTGCGATCATCACGCAGTTGGTCTGCGAGTACTACGACTGCCAGCTCGAGGATACCACCGTGGCAATTCAGGGGTACGGGAGCGTCGGGGCGAATGCGGCCCGACTCCTCGATGAGTGGGGCGCGACCATCGTCGCGATCAGCGACGTGAATGGAGCGATGTACGAACCAGATGGAATCGATACGGCATCAGTTCCGTCCCACGACGAAGAGCCGGAAGCCGTCACCACATACGCCGACACCGTGATTTCGAACGAGGAGCTTCTCACCCTCGACGTCGACGTCCTTATTCCGGCCGCCCTGGGGAACGTGATTACCAAAGAGAACGCGGAAGCGATCGCCGCCGATCTCGTCGTCGAGGGTGCTAACGGCCCGACAACGTCCACGGCTGATTCGATGCTCGCCGACCGGGATGTCGCCGTGATCCCCGATATTCTCGCCAACGCAGGCGGTGTCACCGTGAGCTACTTCGAGTGGCTGCAGGACATCAATCGGCGAGCGTGGTCACTCGAACGGGTGAACGATGAACTCGAGGCGGAGATGCAGGCCGCTTGGGAGGCGGTTCGATCGGAGTTCGAGCAACGCGACGTTACGTGGCGTGATGCAGCCTACATCGTGGCGCTGTCCCGCATCGCTGAGGCGCATGAAGCACGTGGGTTGTGGCCGTAGTCAGATGTCCCACCCCGAACCGGATCACGTCGCGGTTGCGGGACCGTGGTCCGGCGCGTATCCTGGGACAGCAGCTTGAACAGCCGCTGCTGATCCGCGAACGGCCCTGCATCGGCCGCACCAGTGTCGGTTTCGCTCATACGTGATCGATGTCGGTGTTGAACTCATAGCGGCCGTCGACGGTCCCCACGAGCTCACGGTCGCGAAACCGCTTGAGGACGCGGTTGACCGTGTTACGGTAGTTGTCGCTCCGGTCGGCGATCTCGGAAAACAGGTCGCGGCTGGTCGAGGTAGTACAGCACCTCGAGTGCCTTGCCGGTCAGCAGCTTGGGGAAGTGGATGTCGGAGTGCTGGCGAACGAGGTCCTGGTAGCGTTCGACGGCGCGAGCATCCGACGTAACGACTCGTTTTCGCCGGCCGTCGCGTTCCGTGTAGACGAGCCCCTTCTCAACGAGGTCGGCGACGGCACGAGAGAGGCAACTCTCGCTGTGGTCGAGCTTCGTCGCGAGTACAGAGATCGTGTTGCCGCGGACGACCGTGGCGAGGACCTCGAGTTCGATGGGCCGGAGCAGGGTGTAACAAAGTACGAAATTTGTATATGAAGAAGTTTCGAGTAGTGTTACAGTCCGCGGCGCGGGAGCTGCCTCCATCGTCTTAACCAACAATACTATGGATTCGCGGGCCATGTTGGTTAACACGGAGGAGTCGATGTCCGACAAACCCCCGACCCCACCGGTGAATCTTCCGACGGAGATCGTTGACGCCCTCAACAAAGCCACACCGGAGCATCTTCGGGACGCTGCCAGCTACGCCGAGGCGTTGGCCGAACACATGGAGCGGGAAGCTCGTCTCGAGGAGGAGGAGGTGGACGTGGCGGACGTGGAGGAGCGCCGCGATGACCTCCCTGACGACGTGCCGGCGAAGGCAACGATCACGATCAAGGAAATCAACGACAACCGCTACTACTACTGGCAGTGGCGGGATGGGGATTCAGTGACGTCGAAGTACAAAGGACCGGTACACCCGGACGAGTAGCTCGATCCGAGTGGGGAGGCACCCACCCCACCGTTTCCAGTATTCTTGTCCGAAAGATCCTCCCAAGGTGAGGTCGATACTGGGGAGACACACCACTGTTCAAATGAAATCTCATCTGGAGGACCCCGAATAGCCGGTGAATCACGCCTAGAATATAAAGTAGTGTTAATATAACAACAACACTCTCTAGGAAAGACGCTAGAGCATCTGAAACGACTATTCGCTTACTACTACTTTACTGGTTCACCTAGTTATATAATATACGCGAGTCGTCACCGCTGAGTGAGTACCCGTCCTGCTCTATCGGATACTCCGTAAACCATCGAGTACCGTCCCTGACCCGACCGAAACACTACCCGCCACCCATTCGACCCATATCATTTGAACAGTGGTGTGTGTGTCCTCCCAAGACACCAGCCACAGCGGACCGTGCAATTCACCCCAACGAGCCATCTCGGGACGCTTGTCGACTGATTACATTTGAACAGTGGTGTATAATGGCCGTATCATTTGAACGTCGGTGTGGTCACATCCCCGAACCACTGAGCGACAGCATCCACTGGTTTAACGGGACTCTTCGTGGTAAGGGCAAGAGCTAAGTCGATTTCATTTGAACACCGGTCTCATGACGGACAGCGTCTCCGAGGGCGAGTTCAACACCCTCGGTGACTACGCCGACGAGCACGGCGTTGCTACGCCACAACAGCGGCCCGAACGGGATGATCCGCTATCGGTGCTCGACGAGGAGGACCCGATATTCCGTGATGAGTCGATCCTTCGGATCGAGCATATCCCCGATGCCGGGAAGATCGTCGGCCGCAACCGACAAATCGAGGCGATCGCTCAACGGATGAAGCCGGCCCAGCAGGGGAACTCCGGGAAAGGTACCATTGTCCTCGGGAAAAGCGGCTCCGGGAAAACACTCGTCACGCGCTACGTGAGTCGCGAGGTCCAGGGACGGGCAGCTGACAACGACGTCCGTGTCGGCCGCGCGGTTGTTGACTGCCGCCAGCGCCGCTCGGAGACGCAAGCCGTGATCGATATCGCGAACCAGCTCAACGATCCGCAGGCAACCGACATCTCGATCCCGCTGAAGGGGATCGCAACCGGCGATTACTATGATCGGCTGTGGCGAATCGTCGACGAGCTGTACGACGCCATTATCATTATCCTCGACGAGCTCGACCGACTTTCACCACAAGAGGAGATGGGGTCGGCCACACGCCACCAGGACGCCGATGACTCCCAACTGTTGTATGAACTTTCGCGAGCAGGCGAAATGGAAAACATCGATGCCGGATTGACGATCTTCGGAATCTCGAATGACCTCAAATACGGCGATCGGCTTGATACGCGCGTCGAGTCGTCGTTCGCCCCCGAGGAAGAGGTCTTCCCGTCCTACGACGCGAACCAACTTCGTGATATCCTCGAGAAACGACGTGATGCATTCCACGACGATGTGCTCACTGATGACGTGATCCCGCTCGCGTCTGCGTTCTCGGCTCAGGACCACGGCGACGCCCGCCGAGCGATCGACTTCCTGCGGCTAGCCGGCGAGATAGCTCGAGATACCGGTGCTGATCAAGTAACCGAGAACCACGTCCGGGCCGCCAACGATGATACGGATGTCTCTCGGATCCAGGATCTTATCGATGGCACACCGACGCAGGTCCAAATCGCGCTCACGGCGCTTGCTGCGCTGAGCGAGGTGACGAACGACAACGTGACCGAGTTCAAAGCCGGCGAGGTCCACTCTGTCTACAAACTCTTCGCGAACGATATCGATGCAGAGGCACACACACAACGATACGTCACCGACCTGTTGCGTGAGTATGACACGATGAAACTCCTCTCGATGGAACGAACTGGCGACGGCTACGCGAGTGGGAATGCACTCTGGCTCGAACTTCTTGATGATCCCTCCCTCATCCTCCGGTCGGTCGGGGCTGAATCCCGGCTTCGCGAGCT
This region includes:
- a CDS encoding hybrid sensor histidine kinase/response regulator gives rise to the protein MSGTGDRVHVLHVDDEPSLSDMVATFLERENDRITVRTATTADEGQQILSTDSIDCIVSDYDMPGQNGIEFLETVREEYPDLPFILYTGKGSEEVASDAISAGVTDYLQKESGTDQYTILANRITNAVAQIRAVEEVSRTRAYFGTILERASDYVIVVDEHAQVDYISPAVERVLGYQPKELEGTDAFEHVHPADLSTASDAFADLLEHPDQDHTVEYRVRHADGSWRWVEVRGRNRLEDTVIGGIIVSVRDITQRKARQQELREKERRYQAVFNDPNILVGMLDTDGTVLDINETAMRYIEADVEEITGKPFWKTPWFSGDESVQQEIREWIDKAAAGEYVEFEIDLSTSVDEPLVVSGVFRPVRNDDGEVVSLLISDRDITEQKDHEQKRQQIIDRTNDAVIEVDAEWRITLVNGRTEDLAGLDESDLLDRHFWDVFADARGTQFEDEYRRAKETHEPVSFTKYYTGLEEWFDVNVYPNRDGGVSIYFRQVTEYKERERRLEQYEKIVETIDDVAFVVNDEWIVEFVNESVIEYIDAPLDTLEGQAVMRLAEEYIVEADDPSRFEQALERTFEREGPAGSPERLELTLNFDGEQVTFEYQFSPLVADGETGAAVIMMRDITDRKRQEERFQAFIEHSTDIISVLDPDGTYQYQSPSGERITGYEAEELLGEIAFEYVHPDDRNDVMKSFSESIADPEISRTVEYRFKHQDGSWRWFESAGNNQLANPAIEGFVVNSRDITERKQQMQEIEALKERLEFAVEGANLGVWDWDMTTDEVEFNEQWAEMLGYSLDELDQHLRTWETRVHPDDIDDVEAALDAHIDQQTDFYDTEHRMQTAEGEWKWIRDLGKIVERDDGGDPIRAVGIHLDVNEAKQYQRELEQKTEELKELTTRLEEQYQTLFEEAPVMAVVTRTENGRPVIADCNNQFADTLGYEPAAVIGTELPEFYTPDSREALIDGEGYERSLKGEFTREPCELVTAEGEVVETVLRSVPRKDESGDVVGTMAMYMDITEREEVKRANERLEEFTSIVSHDLRNPLNVASGHLELAREDCESPHLETIERAHGRMETLIVDLLTLAREGEDVTEREPVNIAAVVAECWENVETAEASLTLESERTIVADEPRLKQLFENLIRNAVEHGGSAVAVTVGELTDGFYIEDTGPGISEDDVETVFEVGYSTNVEGSGFGLSIVQQVVKAHNWSIGVTRSSDGGTRFEITGVEFTAE
- a CDS encoding winged helix-turn-helix domain-containing protein produces the protein MSETDTGAADAGPFAEQQRLFKLLSQDTRHLIIQELLGHPTHLMSLAELEYMTGKSQAAIKDQLETLIDAGLLTRYTYEPSEGTRDLPSQFYGFTERGVEVLHDYKYLRGLPVARAFYENTRKTEKIERHESAPRPELPEAVAEPLEFDEPDLDAVDSGTTR
- a CDS encoding bacterio-opsin activator domain-containing protein, translating into MASSPSVLDSSTVLLVGTDDWLSQFATTLERRTDASVQHVQTKTEAIDTIRTRRTDCLICGYTLDETAGLQLLREIREETSALPVLLGTTAGSEAIASEAIKAGVTDYIALTEPPAQMTDELIERTERAIRAAQRSATQRDRARQFDAIFNDSRTATWVLDPDGTLARVNETARKMVDEAIDTLVGEPFWTLPWWSQADTTNTDVHQLVEKALDGTFGNAVVPQPPDIDDPRVIDLSVRPVENEGGDLVSIVVEGVDITERVNLERNLRESEELHRVTLNNMTDTVLITDEDGEYTYVCPNVHFIFGYTVYEIRDLGTIDDLLGDDLFDREELAENGVLKNIETTATDKAGRKHTLLVNVREVSIQDGTLLFSCRDITKRKQREEALATLHETARDFLYAETHQEIAQHVVDDTPGVLDIDASAVYLFDGEANNLRPAAHSATMTELNGPLPTVHADGETLPSYSFVEDEALFFDDVHDADRLENRATDLRSAAYIPLGNHGVFVAGSDQVGAFDEVTRELADLLAATAEAALDRITRESRLREQDRTLQAQNEQLTALNRINETIREIDQALVQAETREEIDHTVCELLTADDRFRFAWIGTIDPTTDTLEPRAWAGTEQGYLDSQSFAVQASDAEPAGQTAATGDVTMVTNVAAGLRDEAWRKDAISRDYLSVLSIPLVYNDLTHGVLTVYAPTQDAFDETAKAVLGELGETIASALSAIERKNALLTTSMTRVEFTIEDPKFVLSRLAAEAECTLSYQGGVQQSMEGSYVFVTVEDRAVTDVADAASQLVGIDDVQQISADGEGGVLRLRLTQPFLALELADHGAVFREATADPTTTTLVVDIPDSIDVRTITQLVRETFAGAELRAKQTLDQTAEHNLYSKFLDSVTERQLEVIQTAYYSGFFESPRESTGEDVAETLGISPPAFYQHARTVQRKLFAALFEENNHPVAASTVKVQ
- a CDS encoding rubrerythrin-like domain-containing protein is translated as MKDVDSGSDEETPYECFECGNIIIAEDSPGQCPDCSGPMRNRRMPLE
- the gdhB gene encoding glutamate dehydrogenase GdhB, with amino-acid sequence MASKPDCTHDDSDDKAADSTEPESAFETARRQLYHAASYLDIDQNIVERLKYPKKVHEVTIPIERDDGTVEVFTGYRAQHDSVRGPYKGGLRYHPDVTRDECVGLGMWMTWKCAVMDLPFGGAKGGVAVNPKELSPEEKERLTRRFTQEIRGVIGPNQDIPAPDMGTDPKTMAWLMDAYSMQEGETTPGVVTGKPPVVGGSEGREEAPGRSVAIITQLVCEYYDCQLEDTTVAIQGYGSVGANAARLLDEWGATIVAISDVNGAMYEPDGIDTASVPSHDEEPEAVTTYADTVISNEELLTLDVDVLIPAALGNVITKENAEAIAADLVVEGANGPTTSTADSMLADRDVAVIPDILANAGGVTVSYFEWLQDINRRAWSLERVNDELEAEMQAAWEAVRSEFEQRDVTWRDAAYIVALSRIAEAHEARGLWP
- a CDS encoding Cdc6/Cdc18 family protein, whose translation is MTDSVSEGEFNTLGDYADEHGVATPQQRPERDDPLSVLDEEDPIFRDESILRIEHIPDAGKIVGRNRQIEAIAQRMKPAQQGNSGKGTIVLGKSGSGKTLVTRYVSREVQGRAADNDVRVGRAVVDCRQRRSETQAVIDIANQLNDPQATDISIPLKGIATGDYYDRLWRIVDELYDAIIIILDELDRLSPQEEMGSATRHQDADDSQLLYELSRAGEMENIDAGLTIFGISNDLKYGDRLDTRVESSFAPEEEVFPSYDANQLRDILEKRRDAFHDDVLTDDVIPLASAFSAQDHGDARRAIDFLRLAGEIARDTGADQVTENHVRAANDDTDVSRIQDLIDGTPTQVQIALTALAALSEVTNDNVTEFKAGEVHSVYKLFANDIDAEAHTQRYVTDLLREYDTMKLLSMERTGDGYASGNALWLELLDDPSLILRSVGAESRLRELRFDAEMRQAVLQRLSR